In one Candidatus Thiopontia autotrophica genomic region, the following are encoded:
- a CDS encoding phosphomethylpyrimidine synthase ThiC: FYTLGPLVSDIAPGYDHITSAIGAAMIGWYGTAMLCYVTPKEHLGLPDKEDVREGIVTYKIAAHAADLAKGHPGAQVRDNAMSKARFEFRWHDQFALALDPERAVEFHDATLPKESAKVAHFCSMCGPKFCSMKISQEVRDFAAQQQGMEEKSKEFTEGGSEIYS, translated from the coding sequence CATTCTATACCCTGGGGCCGCTGGTAAGTGATATCGCCCCTGGATACGACCACATAACCTCCGCAATTGGTGCCGCAATGATCGGTTGGTACGGCACGGCAATGCTCTGCTACGTAACTCCAAAAGAGCATCTGGGGCTACCGGACAAGGAGGATGTTCGAGAGGGAATCGTCACCTACAAGATTGCAGCTCACGCGGCAGATCTGGCAAAAGGACATCCGGGTGCGCAGGTTCGGGATAATGCGATGAGCAAGGCGCGCTTTGAGTTCCGCTGGCATGACCAGTTCGCCCTGGCACTTGATCCGGAGCGGGCAGTTGAGTTCCATGATGCAACCCTGCCAAAGGAGTCAGCCAAGGTGGCCCACTTCTGTTCGATGTGTGGCCCCAAATTCTGTTCAATGAAGATCAGTCAGGAGGTACGCGATTTTGCTGCCCAGCAGCAAGGGATGGAGGAGAAGTCGAAGGAGTTTACCGAAGGCGGAAGTGAGATTTATAGCTAA
- the moaC gene encoding cyclic pyranopterin monophosphate synthase MoaC produces the protein MSELTHFNASGEAHMVDVGAKDVTLRVAVTEGRISMFPSTLEHILKGDHKKGDVLGIARVAGIMAAKKTADLIPLCHPLALTHVEIDLTPLPDENAVHCLATVETRGQTGVEMEALTATQVALLTIYDMCKAVDRGMEMGGVRLLEKKGGKSGHWKRED, from the coding sequence ATGAGCGAGCTAACCCACTTTAATGCCTCCGGCGAGGCCCATATGGTCGATGTCGGGGCCAAGGATGTCACCCTGCGGGTTGCCGTAACCGAGGGGAGAATTTCCATGTTTCCATCAACCCTGGAACATATCCTCAAGGGAGACCACAAAAAAGGTGATGTACTTGGTATCGCCCGTGTTGCCGGGATTATGGCTGCGAAAAAGACTGCCGACCTGATTCCACTCTGTCACCCACTGGCCCTGACCCATGTGGAAATTGATCTAACCCCCCTTCCTGACGAGAATGCCGTGCACTGCCTGGCGACAGTCGAGACCCGTGGCCAGACCGGGGTCGAGATGGAGGCACTCACTGCCACTCAGGTTGCCCTACTTACAATCTATGATATGTGCAAGGCTGTAGATCGCGGCATGGAGATGGGCGGCGTCAGACTGCTGGAAAAAAAAGGTGGAAAATCAGGGCATTGGAAGCGTGAAGATTAG